Proteins from one Anastrepha obliqua isolate idAnaObli1 chromosome 2, idAnaObli1_1.0, whole genome shotgun sequence genomic window:
- the LOC129239506 gene encoding irregular chiasm C-roughest protein → MLSKRHRQQKQQTKFVSNTHNNSVTDASVMQYNTFASTSPVIPLHRSPVATATSMALLKSLRSLRQLLLPLNIIVIITFASSTISMTQAKHLSGNDMVSSDVVTLDDVAYSASMPSVSSSSSYYGAYQNQRFAMEPQDQSAVVGARVTLPCRVINKQGVLQWTKDDFGLGTSRDLSGFERYSMIGSDEEGDYSLDIYPVMLDDDARYQCQVSPGPEAQPAIRSTFATLTVLVPPEAPKITQGEVIYTTEDRKVDIECVSVGGKPASEITWIDGLGNVIMSDIDYTTLQMPDERRFTAQSTLRLTPKKEHHNTTFTCQAQNTADRTYRSARIRVEVKYAPKVKVSIIGGALEDGRIPEFAQVRLECKADANPSDLRYRWFINDEPIVGGQKTEMVIRNVTRKFHDAIVKCEVQNTVGKSEDSETLDISYAPNFRQRPQSIEADSGTLVSLSCEVDGNPTPDIVWIQHPSDRVVGVNSNLTFTVSNETAGRYYCKANVPGYKEITSDAYIYLKGSPTIYSPAYQFGWVGDTARIECSATSVPRARHVSWTFNGHEISAEYGHDYSILVDPVPGGVKSTLIIRDSQAYHYGKYNCTVVNDYGNDVLEISLQAQKTISPMMIIIGGTSVVGCAMILIIIIIVYFKCKKRTKLPPADVISEHQISKNGGVACKMEAGDRTSNYSDLKVDISGGYVPYGDYTTHYSPPPQYLTTCSTKSNGSSTILQNNHHNHLQQQHMQQTLQHHQQTPPPQTVPMSFLSNGSASGSLTSSIVGSREIRQDNGLPSLQSTTASVVSSSPNGSCSNQSTATHVISSSVAMSVDPRYSAIYGNPYLRSSNSSLLPPPTAV, encoded by the exons ATGCTTTCGAAGCGTCatcgacaacaaaaacaacaaaccaaATTTGTATCAAACACGCATAACAACAGTGTAACGGACGCCTCAGTCATGCAGTACAACACATTCGCTTCAACTTCACCTGTCATACCCTTGCATCGCTCACCTGTGGCTACAGCGACGTCAATGGCGTTACTCAAAAGCCTGCGCAGTTTACGGCAATTGCTGCTGCCACTCaatatcatcgtcatcatcaccTTCGCATCGTCGACGATCAGCATGACGCAGGCTAAGCACCTGTCAGGCAATGACATGGTTAGCAGCGACGTCGTGACGCTCGACGATGTCGCATATTCCGCCTCTATGCCATCAGTCTCCTCCTCCTCATCCTATTACGGCGCTTATCAGAATCAACGCTTCGCTATGGAGCCACAAGACCAATCGGCTGTGGTGGGTGCTCGTGTAACGTTGCCGTGTCGCGTCATCAATAAACAGGGAGTACTGCAGTGGACCAAAGATGATTTTGGTTTGGGCACCTCGCGGGATTTAAGTGGTTTTGAGCGCTACTCCATGATTGGCAGTGATGAGGAGGGCGACTACTCGTTGGATATTTATCCGGTGATGTTGGACGATGATGCGCGCTATCAATGTCAAGTGAGTCCAGGTCCTGAAGCTCAGCCGGCGATTCGTTCTACATTTGCGACGTTAACGGTGTTGGTGCCACCAGAGGCGCCAAAAATTACCCAAGGTGAAGTGATCTACACGACGGAGGATCGAAAAGTGGACATTGAATGTGTGTCGGTGGGCGGCAAACCAGCATCGGAG atAACGTGGATTGATGGACTTGGAAACGTTATAATGAGTGACATTGACTACACTACGCTGCAGATGCCGGATGAGCGACGCTTCACCGCTCAATCGACATTGCGGTTGACACCGAAAAAGGAACATCACAATACGACATTCACATGTCAGGCGCAAAATACGGCGGATCGCACATATCGGTCGGCGAGGATACGTGTGGAG GTAAAATACGCACCAAAAGTTAAAGTGAGCATAATCGGCGGTGCGTTGGAGGATGGTCGTATACCGGAGTTTGCACAGGTGCGATTGGAGTGTAAAGCGGATGCCAATCCCAGTGATTTGCGTTATCGTTGGTTCATCAACGATGAACCAATTGTTGGTGGGCAAAAAACCGAAATG GTCATTCGCAATGTCACCCGTAAATTCCATGACGCCATCGTCAAATGTGAGGTACAAAATACCGTGGGAAAGAGTGAAGATAGTGAAACGCTGGATATAAGCT ATGCTCCCAATTTTCGTCAGCGCCCACAGTCGATCGAAGCAGACTCAGGTACATTAGTATCACTAAGTTGCGAAGTGGATGGTAATCCAACGCCAGATATTGTATGGATCCAACATCCAAGTGACAGG GTTGTTGGCGTCAATTCTAATCTCACCTTCACCGTTAGCAACGAGACTGCCGGTCGTTACTATTGCAAAGCAAATGTGCCTGGCTATAAAGAGATCACCAGCGATGCGTATATTTACTTAAAGGGCTCGCCCACCATTTACTCTCCGGCCTACCAATTTGGCTGGGTGGGTGATACGGCGCGTATCGAATGTTCGGCTACTTCGGTACCTCGTGCACGTCACGTCTCTTGGACTTTTAATGGACATGAAATCAGCGCTGAATACGGGCACGACTATTCAATATTGGTGGATCCGGTACCGGGTGGTGTCAAATCGACTCTGATCATTCGTGACAGTCAAGCCTATCATTATGGCAAATACAATTGCACTGTGGTGAATGATTATGGGAACGATGTGCTGGAAATCAGTCTACAGGCGCAAA AAACCATATCGCCCATGATGATCATCATCGGGGGTACCTCAGTCGTCGGCTGTGCCATGATTCTCATAATTATCATCATCGTCTATTTTAAATGCAAGAAGCGCACCAAACTTCCACCGGCCGATGTAATCAGCGAGCATCAGATCAGTAAAAATGGCGGTGTAGCTTGTAAAATGGAAGCCGGCGATCGTACTTCCAACTATAGCGACCTCAAAGTGGACATTTCCGGTGGTTATGTACCCTACGGCGACTACACCACACACTATAGTCCGCCGCCGCAATATCTCACCACCTGCTCCACCAAGTCGAATGGCAGCTCCACTATACTACAAAATAATCACCACAatcatttacaacaacaacatatgcaGCAAACACTACAACACCATCAACAAACTCCACCACCACAAACAGTGCCAATGAGTTTCCTATCGAACGGCAGTGCGAGTGGCAGCCTCACGAGTAGTATCGTCGGTTCACGCGAAATACGTCAGGACAATGGTTTGCCGAGCTTACAATCGACAACAGCGTCAGTGGTGAGTTCGTCGCCAAATGGTAGTTGCAGTAATCAGAGCACAGCGACACATGTCATCTCCAGCTCAGTGGCGATGAGTGTAGATCCACGGTACAGCGCCATTTACGGCAATCCATATTTGAGATCATCCAACTCGTCGTTACTGCCGCCACCAACAGCGGTTTAG